In Methanooceanicella nereidis, the following are encoded in one genomic region:
- a CDS encoding class I fructose-bisphosphate aldolase translates to MLEPSQKYMSKLFKDGKAMFLAYDQGLEHGPKDFNDKNYDPDYIIDIALRNNFTGLIFHKGLAEKYRENYAGKVPLIVKVNGKNNIAKLEPYSPVVCSVDYAVKLGADAIGYTLYVGSPFESQAIDEFREIQEEARDYGLPVVGWMYPRGQFVPNDTDPTIVAYGARVGLEIGADVLKVKYTGDRESFRKVVQMAGKCKVLCAGGLKSDPKTFLQQTKDIMEVGASGVAVGRNVWQSDNPDAVSRAIEDIIFKGASVEKALERFK, encoded by the coding sequence ATGCTCGAACCATCCCAGAAGTATATGTCAAAACTGTTCAAGGACGGAAAGGCTATGTTCCTGGCATACGACCAGGGGCTGGAGCACGGGCCTAAGGACTTTAACGACAAGAATTACGATCCCGATTACATCATCGACATCGCACTGAGAAACAATTTCACGGGGCTGATCTTCCACAAGGGGCTCGCGGAAAAATACCGGGAGAATTATGCCGGAAAAGTGCCGCTAATAGTCAAAGTGAACGGTAAGAACAACATCGCCAAGCTGGAGCCGTATTCACCGGTGGTCTGCTCGGTCGATTATGCCGTTAAGCTGGGCGCCGACGCGATAGGATATACGCTTTACGTAGGATCACCCTTTGAGTCGCAGGCGATCGACGAGTTCAGGGAGATACAGGAGGAAGCCCGCGACTATGGCCTGCCTGTAGTGGGATGGATGTACCCGAGAGGCCAGTTCGTCCCGAACGATACGGACCCCACGATAGTGGCCTATGGCGCCAGGGTGGGATTAGAGATAGGCGCTGACGTGCTAAAAGTGAAATATACGGGTGATAGGGAATCATTTAGAAAAGTGGTCCAGATGGCCGGTAAATGTAAGGTGCTATGCGCCGGAGGGCTAAAATCGGACCCCAAAACATTCCTTCAGCAGACTAAAGATATAATGGAAGTCGGAGCCTCTGGCGTGGCCGTAGGAAGGAACGTATGGCAGAGTGATAATCCCGACGCTGTATCCAGGGCGATCGAGGACATAATTTTCAAGGGCGCCTCTGTGGAAAAGGCACTTGAGAGATTTAAGTAA
- a CDS encoding pyridoxamine 5'-phosphate oxidase family protein, which produces MEKSLSKKELEDLIIDFMGTQGMCVLSTCSDNMPRASAVEFFPHGTTVYILTEGGKKIENIVKNPSVSVAIHTQFTGWETIKGIQITGTAEIGGCGSSIFNEGIEAYIDRRGIEHANVPDFMKVLKVTPKRIEYLDTTLKKKGYGVRHVLEYE; this is translated from the coding sequence ATGGAAAAGTCACTATCAAAGAAAGAGCTTGAGGATCTTATTATCGATTTCATGGGCACTCAGGGCATGTGCGTGTTATCTACATGCTCCGATAATATGCCGCGGGCCTCAGCTGTCGAGTTTTTCCCGCATGGGACGACAGTATATATTTTAACAGAGGGCGGCAAAAAGATCGAGAACATCGTCAAGAACCCCTCAGTATCAGTCGCTATCCACACTCAGTTCACAGGATGGGAGACCATAAAAGGGATACAGATCACCGGCACGGCAGAAATAGGCGGATGCGGCTCAAGCATATTTAACGAAGGTATCGAAGCATATATTGACAGAAGGGGAATAGAGCACGCTAACGTACCCGACTTCATGAAAGTCCTAAAGGTGACTCCGAAAAGGATCGAGTACCTTGACACGACTCTAAAGAAAAAGGGATACGGTGTAAGGCACGTATTAGAATACGAGTGA
- a CDS encoding 4Fe-4S binding protein, translating into MRIESSCVGCGQCKVFCPVDAIETCGISTITDSCIECGKCKGYCPIGAIKEDGE; encoded by the coding sequence GGATAGAATCTTCATGTGTCGGCTGCGGGCAGTGTAAGGTGTTCTGCCCGGTCGACGCGATAGAGACCTGTGGTATCAGCACGATCACTGATTCATGTATAGAGTGCGGCAAGTGTAAAGGGTATTGCCCGATAGGCGCGATAAAGGAGGACGGCGAATGA
- a CDS encoding MFS transporter, which produces MEVLSQMSEGSSKVAASREVHEDRYIILVIVLIGIFMAVLDGSIVTISLPTITGYFDVNVSQSQWVVTAYLIAMTSLLLIFGRISEYTGKTKLFFIGFAIFSLSSLACGISDELYKLIIFRIAQAIGASMVFSISTAIIVQAFPDNERGRALGFVGTTVALGGIMGPILGGYIVDTLGWQYIFLVNVPIGIILLTVAFKFLKLKEMKAKNFNMDVTGALLLILTVVSLMMFLGDLAGNYNVNGVMIAYVLVFILSAAALVISETKHSYPIVDFSVFKVRKFAFSNLSLLINFVIVFMFNFLMPFYFEGVKDFRPSQVGQVLIIIPMIMSIASPISGWIYDRYQSIYHSSLGMLMMAVSLLMIGYFASRMDVTMILASFVLFGIGNGLFQSPNNSEVMGSLPMSKSGTASSMIATVRNMGMTLGVSFGSILLSVFLINSGFTGPALYAGKDILSAAISNVLYAGGILGIIGVITSMMRRR; this is translated from the coding sequence GTGGAAGTATTATCGCAGATGTCAGAGGGTAGTTCAAAGGTCGCGGCCAGCAGGGAAGTCCATGAGGATAGATATATAATACTGGTAATAGTCCTCATCGGCATTTTCATGGCTGTGCTGGACGGCAGCATCGTGACAATATCGCTACCGACGATAACCGGCTATTTCGACGTTAACGTATCCCAGTCCCAGTGGGTAGTCACCGCATATCTTATCGCGATGACCAGCCTTCTCCTGATATTCGGAAGGATATCGGAGTATACGGGCAAGACTAAATTGTTCTTCATCGGCTTCGCCATATTCTCCCTCAGCTCGCTGGCATGCGGCATATCTGACGAGCTTTATAAGCTAATAATTTTCAGGATAGCCCAGGCCATAGGGGCCTCCATGGTATTCTCCATAAGCACGGCGATCATAGTCCAGGCGTTCCCCGACAACGAAAGAGGCAGAGCTCTCGGTTTTGTCGGCACGACGGTGGCGCTGGGAGGCATCATGGGCCCGATACTCGGCGGATATATCGTAGACACGCTGGGCTGGCAGTACATATTCCTGGTCAACGTGCCCATAGGCATCATCCTGCTTACGGTCGCTTTTAAATTTTTAAAACTGAAGGAGATGAAAGCTAAAAATTTCAACATGGACGTTACAGGGGCGCTATTGTTAATACTCACGGTCGTCTCCCTGATGATGTTCCTGGGAGACCTTGCGGGGAACTACAATGTGAACGGGGTCATGATCGCCTATGTGCTGGTTTTCATTTTGTCGGCCGCGGCCCTGGTCATCAGCGAGACGAAGCATAGTTACCCCATAGTGGATTTCTCGGTATTTAAAGTGAGAAAGTTCGCCTTCTCGAACCTCAGCCTTTTGATCAATTTCGTTATAGTCTTCATGTTCAACTTTTTAATGCCGTTCTACTTTGAAGGCGTCAAGGATTTCAGGCCGTCCCAGGTAGGGCAGGTACTGATAATAATACCCATGATAATGTCGATAGCGTCGCCGATAAGCGGCTGGATATACGACAGGTACCAGTCCATTTATCACAGTTCCCTTGGAATGCTGATGATGGCCGTATCGCTGTTGATGATAGGCTACTTCGCCTCCCGCATGGACGTTACGATGATACTCGCATCGTTCGTTCTCTTCGGTATCGGCAACGGCCTCTTCCAGAGCCCTAACAATAGCGAGGTGATGGGATCGCTCCCCATGAGCAAAAGCGGTACCGCCTCCAGTATGATAGCCACGGTGAGGAACATGGGAATGACCCTGGGCGTCTCGTTCGGCAGCATCCTGCTCTCCGTGTTCCTGATCAACTCAGGATTTACGGGCCCTGCCCTTTATGCCGGCAAGGATATACTCTCCGCCGCCATAAGCAACGTATTATATGCGGGAGGCATACTGGGTATCATAGGCGTCATTACCTCAATGATGAGAAGAAGGTGA
- a CDS encoding MFS transporter, whose protein sequence is MSSFAQKNVPDATYKNKYLILLIVLAGIFMSVLDGIVVSIALPTITSYFNVDVAISQWTITAYLLTMTSLLLIFGRVSEYTGKIKLFMIGFLVFILSSLACGLSSSIEQLIAFRVLQGIGGAMVFGISGAILFQAFPMNERGRAMGYLGATVAIGSIAGPILGGFIVDTLGWQYIFLINVPLGAVLLTAALKYLKMEETTSHRLNMDWIGALTLIVSMVSLITLLGELAKSVSITMSSTLCAGIFIVAFAAFMIRESKCTHPLLDLSIFKDKKFLMPMISMTLFFISNFMMSFIGPFYFQGVMKYSPSQVGMVYLIMPLVMMIGSPLSGWLYDKYRSKHLSALGMLIMSLSTLLLGYLCLAGDMMLIIVCFVLLGVGSAIFQSPNNTEMMNALPKSKIAIGSSASATLRNLGMTLGVSLSSIMVTLQLSMAGYDGAILEAGTPLLSGTIGNIMFMAGLLCAIGVVTSLLRNIDIKTADGTKKTAQEN, encoded by the coding sequence ATGAGTAGTTTTGCACAAAAGAATGTTCCGGATGCCACATATAAGAATAAGTACTTGATCTTACTGATAGTGCTTGCCGGTATCTTTATGTCAGTGCTTGACGGCATTGTGGTCAGCATCGCGCTTCCCACCATAACCAGCTATTTTAACGTCGACGTCGCAATATCGCAGTGGACCATAACGGCATATCTCCTGACGATGACGAGCCTTCTGCTAATTTTCGGCAGAGTCTCCGAATATACCGGAAAGATAAAGCTGTTCATGATAGGCTTTTTAGTGTTCATTTTAAGCTCTCTCGCATGCGGGCTGTCTTCAAGCATAGAGCAGTTGATAGCTTTCAGGGTGCTTCAGGGAATAGGAGGGGCGATGGTGTTCGGCATCAGCGGTGCCATCTTATTCCAGGCGTTCCCGATGAACGAGAGGGGAAGGGCAATGGGCTACCTGGGAGCCACTGTCGCGATAGGCAGCATCGCAGGTCCGATACTCGGCGGGTTCATAGTCGACACGCTGGGATGGCAATATATTTTCCTGATAAACGTGCCTCTTGGCGCGGTATTGCTTACGGCCGCGCTGAAGTACCTGAAGATGGAAGAAACGACCTCGCATCGCCTGAATATGGACTGGATCGGGGCTTTGACATTGATCGTATCGATGGTCTCGTTGATAACCCTGCTCGGGGAGCTGGCAAAATCCGTTTCGATAACGATGAGCTCGACTCTCTGTGCCGGCATATTTATAGTCGCCTTTGCTGCGTTCATGATAAGAGAATCGAAATGCACGCATCCCCTGCTGGACCTTTCGATATTCAAAGATAAAAAGTTCCTGATGCCGATGATCAGCATGACCTTATTCTTTATCTCAAACTTCATGATGAGCTTCATAGGGCCTTTTTACTTTCAGGGAGTGATGAAGTATTCACCCTCGCAGGTCGGGATGGTATACCTGATCATGCCGCTGGTCATGATGATAGGGTCGCCTCTGAGCGGATGGCTGTATGATAAATACAGGTCAAAGCACCTTTCGGCACTTGGAATGCTCATTATGTCCCTATCCACGCTGTTATTAGGCTATTTATGCCTGGCAGGCGATATGATGCTGATCATCGTGTGTTTTGTGCTCCTGGGGGTTGGCAGCGCGATCTTCCAGAGCCCGAACAATACGGAAATGATGAACGCCCTGCCGAAGAGCAAGATAGCGATAGGCTCCAGCGCGTCAGCCACTTTAAGGAATCTGGGAATGACGCTGGGAGTTTCGCTGTCGAGTATCATGGTGACATTACAATTGAGTATGGCAGGTTATGACGGTGCCATCCTTGAGGCGGGAACTCCGCTGCTCTCCGGCACTATCGGAAATATAATGTTTATGGCAGGACTGCTCTGTGCCATAGGCGTCGTGACGTCGCTCCTGCGAAACATAGATATTAAAACGGCGGACGGGACAAAAAAGACCGCGCAAGAAAATTAA
- a CDS encoding phytoene desaturase family protein, with the protein MKVSVIGGGLGGLLAGAALSKDHDVHIYEQLEIYGGRFTNLPYKGFQLSTGAFHMIPHGPTGPLASLLRDVGANVDIVKTNPEATFMTKDLKQIPFRDFNELLSAASRSRIPALVMRTVTHKKGNVADMVWNDPEWLAIADSCCGWALSTTAQNTPASEAVAILTTTRKYGTPGVPMGGCKGVVDALADVIESNGGSVSLNSKVDSIMVEDGKAAGVVVGGERISSDIVISNIGHKLTSRLYDGKYLEPKYAGVINKVRPSAGIKIVLAAEEPLVGHPAAMFTPYTQRVNGINEVSHIDPSLAPEGMHLTMSHQTMRTPDVQKEIELGLQDLKNLFPGKKYSVLMVQSYRDDWPVNRISSGFDLGNLTPVRGLFVVGDGAKGKGGIEVEGIALGVRNFLDIFDKAY; encoded by the coding sequence ATGAAGGTCTCGGTGATCGGAGGAGGCCTTGGCGGACTTCTTGCAGGGGCTGCCCTCTCGAAGGACCATGACGTCCACATATACGAGCAGCTGGAGATATACGGTGGCAGGTTCACCAATCTTCCGTACAAAGGGTTCCAGCTGTCGACTGGCGCTTTCCATATGATACCGCACGGCCCCACAGGGCCGCTAGCCAGTCTTCTCAGGGATGTAGGCGCGAATGTCGACATCGTGAAGACAAATCCTGAAGCTACCTTTATGACAAAGGATCTGAAGCAAATACCTTTCCGTGATTTTAACGAGCTATTATCTGCGGCTTCGCGCTCGCGCATACCTGCGCTGGTCATGAGGACTGTCACGCATAAGAAAGGCAATGTTGCCGACATGGTCTGGAACGATCCTGAATGGCTCGCGATAGCGGATAGCTGCTGCGGCTGGGCGCTGTCGACCACGGCGCAGAATACGCCTGCGTCGGAGGCAGTGGCGATCCTGACGACGACCAGGAAATACGGCACTCCGGGAGTGCCGATGGGCGGATGCAAGGGTGTTGTCGATGCCCTTGCGGATGTCATTGAGTCCAATGGCGGTTCCGTATCCCTTAACTCTAAAGTGGATTCCATCATGGTCGAGGATGGTAAGGCCGCTGGCGTTGTCGTCGGCGGGGAGAGAATATCCTCGGACATAGTCATCTCGAATATCGGCCATAAGCTGACATCGAGGCTATATGATGGTAAGTACCTTGAGCCAAAGTATGCCGGCGTTATAAATAAGGTGCGTCCTTCTGCGGGTATCAAGATAGTCCTTGCGGCGGAGGAGCCTCTAGTCGGCCATCCGGCTGCGATGTTCACCCCGTACACTCAGAGGGTCAACGGCATAAACGAGGTCTCGCATATCGACCCGTCCCTTGCGCCTGAGGGCATGCATCTGACAATGTCTCATCAGACGATGAGGACTCCGGATGTTCAGAAAGAGATCGAGCTTGGCCTTCAGGACCTTAAGAACTTATTCCCGGGTAAGAAGTATTCGGTGTTGATGGTGCAGTCGTATCGTGACGATTGGCCCGTTAACCGTATCTCTTCCGGTTTCGACCTTGGTAATCTTACTCCTGTCAGAGGGTTATTCGTCGTCGGTGACGGTGCTAAGGGTAAGGGCGGTATTGAGGTCGAGGGTATCGCGCTTGGTGTCAGGAATTTCCTTGACATTTTTGATAAAGCATATTAA
- a CDS encoding MarR family winged helix-turn-helix transcriptional regulator, translated as MTPEDKNVRSDWDPNRIRLRKCMALVHMGTNKAYGVRKGRKNELSSIAISILYTSYFMRIRMQDISRLYSISKSTVTDYVNNLENRGYVQRTRGENDRRDVYVEPAERGLEWVADNEKRMLAYMEKCTSRLTREEQEKFVELFSKFVGDVDSIPYERLIEDLFSEGDDMKVSGQVKIQYDSTG; from the coding sequence ATGACCCCTGAAGATAAGAACGTTCGTAGCGATTGGGACCCGAATAGGATCAGGCTAAGAAAATGTATGGCGCTGGTACACATGGGAACGAATAAGGCATATGGGGTCCGGAAGGGAAGGAAAAACGAGCTTTCGAGCATAGCCATCAGCATCCTTTATACGTCGTATTTCATGCGAATAAGGATGCAGGACATATCCAGATTATACTCCATATCGAAGAGCACGGTGACAGATTACGTGAACAACCTGGAAAACAGAGGTTACGTACAACGCACCCGGGGTGAAAACGACAGGCGTGACGTATACGTAGAGCCAGCGGAAAGAGGCCTGGAATGGGTCGCCGACAATGAAAAGAGAATGCTTGCATATATGGAAAAGTGTACTTCAAGGCTTACCCGTGAGGAGCAGGAAAAGTTCGTTGAGCTGTTCTCAAAGTTCGTCGGTGACGTCGACAGCATACCTTATGAAAGGCTCATTGAGGACCTGTTCTCCGAAGGCGATGACATGAAAGTATCGGGACAGGTAAAGATCCAATATGATAGCACAGGATGA
- a CDS encoding PHP domain-containing protein, which yields MIIDTHVHTTCSDGKASVPELMRIAAENDVSILSITDHDTVDAYPDAFKYAARYDVCLVPGVELSTKDEDGHKDVHIVGLKIDLDDSSLREELEKLAFARIDARKKLLDNANKYLREKYDQWEPLEFGDVKKTVFGNVIGKPHIARAIASKAKLVGIDIPEEDLYEIFDLPGVKTGKSYELTMEQCISLIKGAGGVPVLAHPCEYRDMDAVVEKFARLGGEAIEICKYRYKTKIDHVRVLDPKVRLDIERKYNKKTINAANRYRLNITASSDYHGRVGEPGMDIDEYGIDVSWLLDGRR from the coding sequence ATGATCATCGACACACACGTACACACGACATGCTCTGACGGCAAAGCGAGCGTTCCCGAATTGATGAGGATAGCGGCGGAAAATGATGTTTCAATATTGTCCATAACCGACCATGACACCGTCGACGCCTATCCCGACGCGTTCAAGTATGCGGCCAGGTATGATGTCTGTCTGGTACCCGGGGTAGAACTTTCCACGAAGGACGAGGACGGGCATAAGGATGTCCATATAGTCGGCCTAAAGATAGACCTCGACGACAGTAGCCTGCGTGAAGAACTGGAAAAACTGGCCTTTGCGCGTATCGATGCGAGGAAAAAACTTCTTGATAACGCCAATAAGTACCTCAGGGAAAAGTATGATCAGTGGGAACCTCTTGAATTCGGGGATGTAAAAAAGACGGTCTTCGGGAACGTCATTGGAAAGCCTCATATAGCACGGGCAATAGCGTCAAAGGCAAAACTTGTCGGCATCGACATCCCGGAAGAAGATCTTTACGAGATATTCGACCTGCCGGGTGTTAAGACCGGGAAGTCCTATGAGCTAACTATGGAGCAGTGCATATCGCTCATAAAGGGCGCAGGGGGCGTTCCAGTCCTTGCCCATCCGTGCGAGTACCGGGATATGGATGCAGTGGTCGAAAAATTCGCGAGGCTGGGCGGAGAGGCGATAGAGATATGCAAGTACCGTTATAAGACGAAGATAGACCATGTCAGGGTCCTCGATCCTAAGGTCCGGCTCGATATAGAGCGGAAGTATAACAAGAAAACTATAAACGCCGCAAATAGATATCGCCTTAATATCACCGCGTCGTCCGATTATCACGGGAGGGTCGGAGAGCCGGGAATGGACATCGACGAATATGGCATTGACGTATCGTGGCTTTTAGATGGCAGGCGATAA
- a CDS encoding CBS domain-containing protein, whose product MVELTVIQREILTSLINLFREKGRAIKGEEISERIDRNPGTVRNQMQSLKALGLVEGVPGPKGGYKATSSAYQALNLTAMDREADVAILRNGERVANATVAEIDLNTVRHPDMCRASLKIIGDIRAFDIGDSIQIGPTPVNKLVIRGDVVGRDDINSVILCSITEMISIPKKPVRDYINHRLITIPITATMKESLIILAKNNIHGAPVEEDGKISGIITYTDIGRALSAERGSASVGEYMTRNVVSIDTDRPMYEAVTLMNQNKIGRLLVTENGKPKGMITRMDVISRLTTY is encoded by the coding sequence ATGGTAGAGTTAACAGTAATCCAGAGAGAAATTCTCACATCGCTCATAAATCTGTTCAGGGAAAAGGGTAGGGCAATAAAGGGTGAGGAGATATCCGAAAGGATAGACAGGAACCCTGGCACGGTAAGGAACCAGATGCAGTCATTGAAAGCGCTGGGTCTCGTCGAAGGAGTCCCCGGCCCCAAAGGAGGGTATAAGGCCACAAGCTCCGCTTACCAGGCATTGAACCTTACCGCAATGGACAGGGAGGCAGATGTCGCAATATTGAGGAACGGCGAGAGAGTCGCCAACGCGACAGTTGCCGAGATAGACCTGAACACTGTAAGGCATCCGGACATGTGCAGAGCCAGCCTGAAGATAATAGGCGACATCAGGGCGTTCGACATAGGCGACAGCATCCAGATCGGCCCGACACCGGTGAACAAGCTTGTAATAAGGGGAGACGTCGTCGGCAGGGACGACATTAACAGCGTCATACTTTGCAGCATAACTGAAATGATCTCCATTCCTAAAAAGCCTGTACGCGACTACATAAATCACAGGCTTATCACCATCCCGATCACCGCTACTATGAAAGAATCGCTGATCATTCTCGCCAAGAACAATATTCACGGCGCCCCGGTGGAAGAGGACGGAAAGATATCCGGCATCATCACCTATACGGACATAGGCAGGGCACTATCTGCTGAAAGAGGCAGCGCGTCTGTCGGCGAGTACATGACAAGGAACGTCGTTTCCATCGATACGGACCGCCCCATGTACGAGGCGGTCACGCTGATGAACCAGAACAAGATCGGAAGGCTTCTTGTAACGGAAAATGGCAAGCCGAAGGGCATGATAACCAGGATGGACGTCATAAGCAGGCTCACGACATACTAA